The following are from one region of the Salvia splendens isolate huo1 chromosome 2, SspV2, whole genome shotgun sequence genome:
- the LOC121793130 gene encoding gamma-cadinene synthase-like: MYRNPYFKETVQQLGRAYNQELKWVMERKLPPFEDHVKNSEITSCIFIMFAAIIPGFKSLTQETIDWMKSEPKIAISTGMIGRYWDDIGSHHRESKGGQVLTAIDCYMKQHGVTKQETMSKFGELVEEAWMDVNKEWMEIALEIALQFLNYARMCDASYNNSNGGAYTDPEMAKPTVHALVIDPILICLFSTLRSYLPI, from the exons atgtatagaAATCCTTACTTCAAAGAAACG GTGCAACAACTTGGAAGGGCTTACAATCAAGAGCTAAAGTGGGTTATGGAAAGAAAACTGCCTCCTTTTGAAGACCATGTGAAAAACTCTGAGATAACCAGCTGCATATTTATCATGTTTGCTGCTATTATTCCTGGATTCAAATCTCTCACCCAAGAAACTATTGATTGGATGAAGAGTGAGCCCAAAATCGCGATATCAACGGGTATGATCGGTAGATATTGGGACGACATAGGCTCTCATCAT CGCGAGAGCAAAGGAGGGCAAGTGTTGACTGCAATCGATTGCTACATGAAACAACATGGCGTAACGAAGCAAGAGACGATGTCAAAGTTTGGAGAACTAGTTGAGGAAGCATGGATGGATGTGAACAAGGAATGGATGGAGATAGCGTTAGAAATCGCCCTTCAATTTCTCAACTATGCTCGAATGTGCGATGCCAGTTACAACAACAGTAATGGAGGCGCGTATACAGATCCTGAAATGGCCAAGCCAACTGTTCATGCTCTCGTTATCGATCCAATTCTCATTTGTTTATTTTCCACACTAAGATCATACCTTCCTATTTGA